One window of Populus nigra chromosome 5, ddPopNigr1.1, whole genome shotgun sequence genomic DNA carries:
- the LOC133693475 gene encoding probable arabinose 5-phosphate isomerase translates to MGSLPPFLDLPSPDAKFQQIDQTTLLNLFKSQQNHLNYFFQNLNLSQALTFTQTLLNCNGTIFFSGVGKSGFVANKISQTLISLGIRAGFLSPVDALHGDIGALSASDILVLFSKSGNTEELLRLVPCAKAKGAYLVSVTSVEGNALTAVCHMNVHLPLERELCPFDLAPVTSTAIQMVFGDTVAIALMGARNLSKEEYAANHPAGRIGKSLIFKVKDVMKKQNELPICKEGDLIMDQLVELTSKGCGCLLVIDEDSHLIGTFTDGDLRRTLKASGEGIFKLTVGEMCNRNPRTIGPDAMAVEAMKKMESPPSPVQFLPVIKDDNILIGIVTLHGLVSAGL, encoded by the exons ATGGGTTCGCTTCCACCGTTCCTAGACCTCCCTTCGCCAGATGCCAAGTTCCAGCAAATTGACCAAACCACCCTTCTCAACCTCTTCAAATCCCAACAAAACCACCTCAACTACTTCTTCCAAAACCTAAATCTCTCCCAAGCCTTAACCTTCACCCAAACGCTTCTCAACTGTAACGGCACTATCTTTTTCTCCGGCGTCGGCAAGTCCGGCTTCGTCGCCAATAAAATCTCCCAAACCCTAATATCTCTCGGCATTCGCGCCGGTTTTCTCTCCCCTGTTGACGCACTCCACGGCGACATCGGGGCCCTCTCCGCCTCCGATATCCTCGTCCTCTTCAGCAAATCTGGGAACACCGAGGAGTTGCTCCGTCTTGTTCCGTGTGCCAAGGCGAAAGGTGCGTATTTGGTGTCGGTGACGTCCGTTGAAGGCAATGCGCTCACGGCGGTTTGTCATATGAATGTGCATTTGCCTTTGGAGAGGGAATTGTGTCCATTTGATTTGGCTCCTGTGACTTCCACAGCGATCCAGATGGTTTTTGGGGATACCGTCGCGATTGCGTTGATGGGAGCAAGGAATTTGAGTAAGGAAGAGTATGCCGCTAATCATCCTGCTGGAAGGATCGGCAAGAGCTTGATTTTCAAG GTTAAGGATGTGATGAAGAAGCAAAATGAGCTTCCAATCTGTAAGGAAGGAGACTTGATAATGGATCAGCTAGTGGAGTTAACGAGTAAAGGATGCGGCTGCCTGCTTGTTATAGATGAGGATAGTCACCTGATCGGAACGTTTACAGATGGTGATCTACGGCGCACTCTCAAGGCTAGTGGGGAAGGCATCTTTAAGCTTACAGTAGGAGAAATGTGCAACAG GAACCCAAGAACAATTGGTCCAGATGCAATGGCGGTGGAAGCCATGAAGAAGATGGAATCACCACCATCCCCTGTACAATTTCTTCCTGTTATCAAGGATGATAATATCTTGATCGGCATTGTTACCCTGCACGGATTAGTTTCAGCTGGCCTTTGA